In Bacillus sp. NP247, one DNA window encodes the following:
- a CDS encoding YozE family protein, producing MKKTFYHYMMKHRAALFKNEISDLAEAMYDDLSFPKQSEDYDVISSYLELSGMLESMSIFDDAWDLYIQER from the coding sequence TTGAAAAAGACATTTTACCATTATATGATGAAGCACCGTGCAGCTTTATTTAAAAATGAAATATCAGATTTAGCAGAGGCGATGTATGATGATTTAAGTTTTCCGAAGCAATCTGAAGACTATGATGTAATTAGTTCATACTTAGAGTTAAGTGGAATGCTAGAAAGTATGTCTATATTTGATGATGCATGGGATTTATATATACAAGAGAGATAA